In one window of Frigoriglobus tundricola DNA:
- a CDS encoding ComEC/Rec2 family competence protein: MLQVMIWDVDHGSAAYIKTPTGKHIAIDLGVGDMSEGGKEFSPLRHLRKHYGVERLDKLVITHPHRDHLDDIANVSLLNPRLLRAERGIKDEFINKGNKPNDKDILGAYRSLLEEYKTSVGGTPAPAVDWGCTIQHFHPVYDGPNLNNYSVVTVISYAGSKIVIPGDNEGGSWESLLKQSAFVSAIKGTDIFVASHHGRESGFYGELFDHFKPKLVIVSDTNHGSTSVTGNYTYHAEGWQVDHGRKGRVDADPRYTLTTRNDGNILIKCGTNSTTGRNYLAVSTELGAPQQKAASYRF, encoded by the coding sequence ATGCTGCAAGTGATGATCTGGGACGTTGACCACGGTAGCGCCGCGTACATCAAGACGCCCACGGGCAAACACATCGCCATTGACCTCGGCGTCGGCGACATGTCCGAAGGGGGGAAAGAGTTCAGCCCGCTTCGGCACCTGCGGAAGCACTACGGGGTTGAACGCCTCGACAAACTCGTCATCACTCACCCGCACCGCGACCACCTCGACGACATCGCCAACGTCTCGCTGCTCAATCCTCGATTGCTTCGTGCGGAACGCGGCATCAAGGACGAGTTCATCAACAAGGGCAACAAGCCGAACGACAAAGACATTCTCGGCGCTTACCGCTCGCTCCTCGAAGAGTACAAGACTTCGGTGGGAGGCACGCCCGCGCCCGCAGTAGACTGGGGCTGTACCATTCAGCACTTTCACCCGGTGTACGACGGCCCGAACCTGAACAACTACAGCGTCGTCACCGTCATCAGCTACGCGGGATCGAAGATCGTGATTCCCGGCGACAACGAAGGGGGATCGTGGGAAAGCCTTCTCAAACAATCGGCCTTCGTGTCAGCGATCAAGGGAACTGACATCTTCGTTGCCTCGCACCACGGACGCGAAAGTGGCTTCTACGGCGAACTGTTCGATCACTTCAAGCCGAAGCTTGTGATTGTTTCCGACACGAACCACGGCAGCACGAGCGTTACGGGGAACTACACTTACCACGCGGAAGGTTGGCAAGTCGATCACGGGCGGAAAGGTCGGGTAGACGCAGACCCGCGATACACGCTCACTACGCGGAACGATGGCAACATCCTGATCAAGTGCGGGACGAACAGCACGACCGGGCGGAACTATCTCGCAGTGTCCACGGAACTCGGCGCACCGCAACAAAAAGCGGCCAGCTATCGGTTTTGA
- a CDS encoding site-specific integrase codes for MIEAEKKLSVKQYLDDWLAAKRTGGYKPASLIAWGQTVKELTALFGTKALTALTHADGEAYRAAMQGRKLRLTTVNKRLIHARQMLEDAVRFGHISATPWKHVRQRQGDPSERRAYVSVADTNRVIEHCPNVWWKLLVALARFGGLRTPSESFSLTWGDVDWERGRLSVPSPKTEGAGKPHRVIPLFTLLRPYVEAAFEHAEEGSTFVFPLEYRKRAHGPAGWVNANLRTTFEKVIRRAGVDPWPRLWHSLRASCESDLAQSFPLATVTKWLGNTPSVALRHYVDPTEGAFDRAASWVPESGAKSGAQEAQNAAQQVPAASRREPQEGGANNDGVAGYATPCDSLRDTANLSSGGAGHGIVAIRGIRKFNQNNNLRRWKFQARQLPGPFSEQNQNTSGCTKRWCRAAVSCSSNEQETPSFVYSAMHRFNRCNILARSL; via the coding sequence TTGATCGAAGCGGAGAAGAAACTGAGTGTCAAGCAGTACCTCGATGACTGGTTAGCAGCGAAACGAACCGGTGGTTACAAGCCCGCCTCGCTGATCGCGTGGGGACAAACCGTGAAGGAGTTGACCGCCCTGTTCGGCACAAAGGCGCTCACCGCGCTTACTCACGCGGACGGGGAGGCATACCGCGCCGCGATGCAGGGCCGGAAGCTCCGATTGACGACGGTCAACAAGCGGTTGATCCATGCCCGGCAGATGCTCGAAGACGCCGTGCGGTTTGGGCACATCTCGGCGACCCCGTGGAAACACGTTCGCCAGCGCCAGGGCGATCCGTCCGAGCGACGGGCTTACGTCTCGGTCGCGGACACGAACCGGGTGATCGAACATTGCCCGAACGTGTGGTGGAAGCTTCTGGTCGCGTTGGCCCGATTCGGCGGTCTGCGGACGCCGAGTGAGTCGTTCTCGCTCACCTGGGGTGACGTGGACTGGGAGCGCGGCCGGCTGTCCGTTCCGTCGCCCAAGACGGAAGGAGCGGGAAAGCCGCACCGCGTGATCCCGCTCTTCACCCTGTTGCGGCCCTATGTGGAAGCCGCCTTCGAGCACGCGGAGGAAGGCTCGACGTTCGTCTTTCCCCTTGAGTACCGGAAGCGGGCGCACGGGCCGGCCGGTTGGGTGAACGCGAACCTGCGGACGACCTTCGAGAAGGTCATCCGCCGTGCGGGCGTTGACCCGTGGCCGCGGTTGTGGCACTCGCTGCGGGCGAGTTGCGAATCGGACCTCGCGCAAAGTTTCCCTCTCGCGACGGTCACGAAGTGGCTCGGGAATACGCCGTCGGTCGCTCTGCGGCACTACGTCGATCCGACCGAGGGCGCGTTCGATCGCGCTGCGTCGTGGGTTCCGGAAAGCGGCGCAAAAAGCGGCGCACAGGAGGCGCAAAATGCGGCGCAGCAGGTTCCCGCGGCGAGTCGCCGGGAGCCGCAAGAGGGTGGTGCAAATAACGACGGGGTAGCGGGTTACGCTACTCCGTGCGACTCGTTGCGAGATACTGCAAATCTGTCCAGTGGAGGCGCGGGGCATGGTATAGTCGCGATTCGTGGTATCCGCAAGTTCAATCAAAACAACAACTTGCGGCGTTGGAAATTCCAAGCTCGTCAACTTCCGGGTCCGTTTTCAGAACAGAATCAGAACACCTCGGGCTGCACTAAGCGCTGGTGCCGGGCAGCAGTTTCCTGTTCGTCTAATGAACAGGAAACTCCGTCGTTCGTCTACTCGGCGATGCACAGGTTCAATCGGTGCAACATCTTGGCCAGGAGCTTGTAA
- a CDS encoding helix-turn-helix domain-containing protein, with translation MTTDNAPQALALRPREAAKALNISARLLWQLTKDGHVPCVRVGNGKRKTVLYPVAALEAWLNGHDSAEGGAR, from the coding sequence ATGACGACTGACAACGCTCCCCAAGCCCTCGCCCTCCGCCCCCGCGAGGCGGCGAAGGCGCTGAACATCTCCGCCCGTCTGCTCTGGCAGTTGACAAAGGACGGGCACGTCCCCTGCGTTCGCGTTGGTAACGGCAAGAGGAAGACCGTTCTGTACCCCGTGGCCGCGCTCGAAGCGTGGTTGAACGGTCACGACTCGGCGGAAGGGGGTGCGCGATGA
- a CDS encoding DUF6788 family protein, producing MSRVTTKSTQTLPKMLPGVVCAQRVRCGKPGCRCARGQEHLAYYRFWREDGRLRKCYVRRADLVAVRAACAARQQEHRELSEAWKQWRRLVSVVREVTS from the coding sequence ATGAGCCGAGTCACAACCAAAAGCACACAAACGTTACCCAAGATGCTACCCGGTGTCGTCTGCGCTCAACGGGTGCGCTGCGGCAAGCCCGGCTGTCGCTGTGCCCGCGGGCAGGAGCACCTGGCCTATTACCGCTTTTGGCGAGAGGACGGGCGGCTGCGCAAATGTTACGTTCGGCGTGCCGATCTGGTAGCGGTCCGGGCAGCCTGTGCGGCCCGTCAGCAGGAACATCGGGAGCTTTCGGAAGCATGGAAGCAGTGGCGGCGACTGGTGTCTGTCGTGCGGGAGGTGACATCATGA
- a CDS encoding GAF domain-containing protein: protein MPSLPNPAPAPNAAVEAPLFGPELKQWLVTQGQKTVTLVVRCAPAGILDAPADRLDAGRLTWFDYLNWWLHKRDPERGQIIGPPFYGRIEIECRADVAPQLSDFPFLKQVVHRFVDDPEADSEGKCDPELLYPFRSAARDLQSSRLVAAIDQLTDPMGDTAFGPVAYAVRKLAQNEDPNGQAAAELQAWIKASKELIRAAGGTGEAELLSPTATELAKRLLDKAVADLGASGYMMCVRDPATSEDYRVILAEGIKYREMLVGFSGFGSAHWEFSDEDEVYCTNQNEAFLKLPKNRWFIGKGKKQWVAYARMLENPKKRMYGPYFVREGLQGLVYLQGWHKQKRCFSVYLNFTQRVAFGNRVRAYLRNLKVNLTRLYDRFCEEFCAPVDAQRANKLLQTAHDLTALSNDPKKPEASFEQALGECFTKFLKTAIEILGFPTTDGFATLSGFNAGQFLLYPVAWVGTIEPKKPEDAAHLKYQAALLCDGVVSWVALHRRPILIPDVNAEHIRGFAKQIDSRVQSEMALPMLAGDELLGVLNFECFHPNAFTKSHMILMSLVANSIALAWRECLRRRLIYDLAQMSIIVRSPDPVVAWYNAVQKTFRANDMSLWKVSRSISGNTNFLSVSPHVGKCKPNPRANGWTNCIAETRQIICLTDTNQENMSDFKVLLWKEGGWVVPTEEKDLPTSVDGARLPLNPALLGGPMLCLIGIPLVEPVDNQDRCIGVLWLKYWDKPPDTMFDSPLIRDAFLVPFTVSTNAPQSVGPDLVAEPLPIVSMRPNGPYYPVINPKLMPELLEGFRYSSLAVRIYI, encoded by the coding sequence ATGCCGTCTCTTCCCAATCCAGCCCCAGCCCCAAATGCCGCGGTCGAGGCTCCTCTCTTCGGTCCGGAACTGAAACAGTGGCTGGTTACGCAGGGCCAAAAGACCGTCACTCTCGTCGTGCGCTGTGCGCCCGCGGGAATCCTAGACGCACCCGCCGATCGGCTCGATGCGGGCCGGCTAACGTGGTTCGACTACCTGAATTGGTGGCTTCACAAAAGGGATCCGGAACGCGGACAAATCATTGGGCCGCCTTTTTACGGGCGCATCGAGATCGAGTGCCGTGCCGATGTGGCTCCACAACTCAGTGACTTCCCGTTTCTGAAGCAGGTCGTCCACCGGTTTGTCGATGACCCCGAGGCGGACAGCGAAGGCAAATGCGACCCCGAATTGCTCTACCCCTTTCGTTCTGCTGCGCGCGATCTCCAATCGTCTCGGCTGGTCGCTGCGATCGACCAACTCACGGACCCAATGGGCGATACCGCCTTCGGACCGGTGGCCTACGCGGTGCGCAAACTCGCGCAGAACGAGGATCCCAACGGACAGGCCGCAGCCGAGCTACAGGCGTGGATCAAGGCCTCCAAAGAACTGATTCGAGCCGCAGGGGGAACGGGCGAAGCTGAGCTGTTGTCCCCAACGGCGACAGAACTGGCCAAGCGATTGCTCGACAAGGCCGTAGCAGACCTTGGCGCGAGCGGGTACATGATGTGTGTTCGAGACCCCGCGACGAGCGAAGACTATCGCGTCATTCTGGCGGAGGGCATTAAGTATCGTGAGATGCTCGTGGGATTTTCGGGCTTCGGCTCGGCGCATTGGGAGTTCAGCGACGAAGACGAAGTCTACTGTACTAACCAAAATGAGGCCTTTTTGAAATTGCCCAAGAACCGTTGGTTCATCGGCAAAGGAAAGAAACAGTGGGTTGCCTATGCACGCATGCTCGAAAATCCCAAGAAGCGGATGTACGGCCCCTATTTCGTCCGCGAGGGACTACAGGGATTGGTCTATCTGCAAGGCTGGCACAAGCAGAAGCGATGCTTCTCCGTGTATCTTAATTTCACCCAACGGGTAGCCTTTGGGAACCGTGTCCGCGCATACCTCCGGAACCTCAAGGTTAATCTCACTCGACTCTATGACCGATTTTGCGAAGAGTTCTGCGCTCCTGTTGACGCCCAACGGGCCAACAAGTTACTTCAAACGGCGCACGACCTCACAGCTCTCTCGAATGATCCGAAGAAGCCCGAGGCGTCATTCGAGCAGGCGCTGGGCGAATGTTTTACCAAATTTCTGAAAACCGCTATCGAGATTCTCGGCTTCCCCACTACGGACGGATTCGCGACCCTCTCGGGCTTCAACGCGGGCCAGTTTTTGCTCTATCCGGTGGCTTGGGTAGGAACCATTGAGCCGAAGAAACCGGAAGACGCTGCGCACCTGAAGTACCAAGCGGCACTCCTGTGTGATGGGGTGGTTTCCTGGGTTGCTCTGCACCGCCGCCCCATTCTTATCCCGGACGTGAATGCCGAACACATCCGCGGGTTTGCAAAACAGATAGATTCTCGAGTCCAGAGCGAGATGGCCCTACCGATGCTCGCCGGGGACGAGCTTCTCGGCGTGCTGAATTTCGAGTGCTTCCATCCCAATGCGTTCACCAAAAGCCACATGATCCTCATGTCATTGGTCGCCAATTCGATCGCCTTGGCGTGGCGCGAGTGCCTCCGTCGCCGTCTCATCTACGACTTGGCCCAGATGTCTATCATTGTCCGTTCGCCCGACCCTGTTGTCGCTTGGTACAATGCGGTCCAGAAAACATTTAGAGCAAACGACATGTCGCTCTGGAAGGTGTCCCGATCGATCAGTGGGAACACCAATTTCTTGAGCGTTTCACCGCATGTCGGAAAATGCAAACCGAACCCTCGCGCCAACGGGTGGACAAACTGTATCGCCGAAACACGTCAGATAATATGTCTAACTGATACCAACCAGGAAAACATGTCTGACTTTAAAGTGTTACTATGGAAGGAAGGAGGTTGGGTGGTGCCAACGGAAGAGAAAGATCTGCCGACCAGCGTGGACGGGGCTCGACTTCCATTGAACCCCGCTCTGCTTGGCGGACCGATGCTGTGTCTAATTGGCATCCCACTTGTGGAACCGGTTGACAACCAAGATCGGTGTATCGGCGTGTTGTGGCTGAAATATTGGGATAAGCCTCCGGATACGATGTTCGATTCTCCTCTCATCCGAGACGCGTTCCTCGTGCCTTTTACGGTTTCCACAAATGCACCCCAGAGTGTGGGACCCGATCTCGTGGCGGAACCTCTCCCGATTGTTTCAATGAGGCCCAATGGGCCCTACTATCCGGTCATCAACCCAAAGTTGATGCCCGAACTCCTTGAAGGTTTTCGATACTCATCTTTAGCCGTCCGCATCTATATTTAG
- a CDS encoding S8/S53 family peptidase has product MKKKWEKAFRSRRIREKKRGDFVIAFGYGSHYSIELLLFRMSMFVTGTRLAMPEAIARCQNALHLDDMGFAQGLPLRGGTSELLTGKNVGVAVIDTGVNLAQRDWLQKRVLEVFEVSLNGAVKSVYVQGGKDRPRLDVLWHGTVMAELIGRPGVGMAPEVDLYCYCVPCDPHEDEYESPTYDPRPVLHAFAHAEKNPAVQVVSLSLNSFEPAYTHTHTNYQTQLPFEDVFVDALTALQDAGKIVILTAGNRPDQSSERYETGIPGRARPGVTVGSAALSGGEWERSKFSLSFERMFGADYIPDVYASGEVIPVCDCPLVMPGVVSGTSASTAITSGLVALGVQALLSSASGAPLNVQAVNRLRDALIGSGPCVRDPHVVPTKAVRAINVQSFLTRL; this is encoded by the coding sequence ATGAAAAAAAAATGGGAAAAAGCCTTCCGATCACGAAGAATTCGTGAAAAAAAGAGAGGGGATTTCGTGATTGCTTTCGGGTATGGAAGTCACTACAGTATCGAACTATTGCTCTTCAGAATGAGTATGTTCGTTACTGGGACGCGTCTTGCCATGCCAGAAGCAATCGCCCGTTGCCAAAATGCTCTTCACTTGGACGACATGGGTTTTGCCCAAGGTTTACCCTTACGTGGGGGCACGTCGGAGTTGCTCACGGGAAAGAACGTGGGAGTCGCTGTGATCGATACGGGCGTCAATCTGGCGCAACGTGATTGGCTCCAAAAACGTGTACTTGAGGTGTTCGAGGTGTCACTCAACGGTGCAGTAAAATCGGTCTATGTGCAGGGGGGGAAGGACCGCCCCCGCTTGGATGTACTATGGCACGGAACCGTGATGGCCGAGTTGATTGGTCGGCCTGGGGTGGGGATGGCGCCCGAGGTCGATCTTTACTGCTACTGCGTCCCATGCGACCCGCACGAGGATGAATACGAGTCTCCCACCTACGATCCTCGCCCAGTTCTCCACGCATTCGCACATGCCGAAAAGAACCCGGCCGTTCAAGTCGTGAGCCTTTCGCTGAACTCATTTGAACCCGCTTACACACACACACACACCAATTACCAGACGCAACTCCCTTTCGAGGACGTCTTCGTAGACGCCCTCACCGCTTTGCAAGACGCGGGCAAGATCGTGATCCTGACGGCGGGCAATCGCCCAGATCAGTCATCGGAGAGGTACGAAACGGGAATCCCGGGGCGCGCACGGCCGGGTGTCACTGTCGGGTCTGCGGCATTATCCGGAGGTGAGTGGGAAAGATCCAAATTTTCACTATCATTTGAGCGAATGTTTGGCGCAGATTACATACCAGATGTCTATGCTTCAGGTGAAGTTATTCCCGTCTGCGATTGCCCGCTCGTGATGCCTGGAGTGGTATCGGGTACGTCGGCGAGTACAGCGATCACAAGCGGCCTTGTGGCACTCGGGGTGCAGGCACTGCTCTCCAGCGCGTCAGGGGCGCCATTGAATGTCCAGGCTGTGAATCGCTTGCGGGACGCGCTGATCGGGTCCGGCCCGTGCGTGAGAGATCCACATGTTGTGCCGACGAAAGCCGTGCGAGCCATCAATGTGCAGAGCTTCCTGACTCGCCTGTGA
- a CDS encoding sigma-70 family RNA polymerase sigma factor: MFALLTRWGMHVDTAAELLGEAMQEALTRVLGVYGSRPRPFHDFTHFANTVTKTAVNWLRDQRRQARGLTSAFDEEPIAFVADPRPDVVVRALAQLETSDRLLITEGVINGLSLDELAERFLTPDERSANARRLCVRRRLHEAIARLRALYAATDTE; the protein is encoded by the coding sequence GTGTTTGCTCTGCTTACACGATGGGGCATGCACGTCGATACCGCTGCCGAACTTCTTGGTGAGGCGATGCAAGAGGCCCTCACTCGCGTGCTGGGGGTGTATGGCTCGCGCCCGAGGCCGTTTCACGACTTCACCCATTTTGCCAACACGGTAACGAAGACGGCTGTCAACTGGTTGCGCGACCAGCGCAGGCAGGCCCGTGGGCTAACGAGCGCCTTCGACGAGGAACCGATTGCGTTCGTTGCGGACCCGCGACCCGATGTGGTCGTCCGGGCGCTGGCGCAACTCGAAACGAGCGATCGGTTGCTCATTACCGAGGGGGTCATTAACGGATTGTCTCTTGACGAGTTGGCGGAACGGTTTCTGACGCCGGACGAACGGTCCGCAAACGCCCGGCGGTTGTGCGTACGGCGCCGGCTCCACGAGGCGATAGCTAGACTCCGCGCGCTGTACGCGGCTACGGACACAGAGTGA
- a CDS encoding TetR/AcrR family transcriptional regulator — translation MSSREKILAAAKRHAQARGYSGLNFRVLAEEVGINAASIYHHFPSKADLGAAVAKRYWEDSAAVLEALSAGSADPIRCLRQYPDTFRKALENDNRMCLCSFMAAEYDDLPEPVKIEVQTFADVNVAWLSRVLSAAAVVSSEESERRARAIFAAVAGAQLFARSRSDLALYDALIESYRTAGLLPA, via the coding sequence ATGAGTTCTCGGGAAAAGATTCTGGCGGCCGCAAAACGACACGCGCAGGCGCGTGGCTACAGTGGGCTGAATTTTCGTGTTCTCGCGGAAGAGGTCGGGATCAACGCCGCGAGCATCTACCACCACTTCCCGAGTAAGGCCGATCTCGGTGCGGCGGTCGCTAAGCGTTACTGGGAGGATTCAGCTGCTGTTCTGGAGGCACTCTCGGCCGGGTCCGCGGACCCGATCCGTTGCCTGCGCCAATACCCCGATACGTTTCGCAAGGCGCTCGAGAACGACAACCGCATGTGCCTCTGTAGCTTCATGGCTGCCGAATATGACGACCTGCCGGAACCGGTGAAGATAGAGGTCCAGACCTTTGCCGACGTGAATGTGGCGTGGCTGAGCCGGGTTCTCTCTGCGGCGGCGGTGGTCAGTTCTGAGGAGAGCGAACGGCGGGCTCGCGCCATTTTCGCCGCCGTCGCGGGCGCACAGCTCTTTGCGCGGAGTCGCTCGGATCTTGCGCTCTACGACGCGTTGATCGAGAGCTATCGCACAGCCGGGCTACTCCCGGCGTAG